AGTGTTCATACAGGTGCTTATCCTTACCATGCTGCTGCCAATGTCGGTATTTTACCTGCTAAGGTCTCTGAGCCTGGTAAAGACAAAAATGCTTGTGGATAAAAAGGAACGGAAGCTGCCACTGGCTTTTTATGCCGTATTGCTTTTCATCCTGATCAAGCACAGCTTTTCGGTGCTGGTGCTGCCGGAGCTGTACTACTACTTTGTGGGGGTACTCGTAAGCGTAGTGCTTGCGCTTGCCTTATTGCTGTTTGGCCGTAAAGCAAGCCTTCACATGATCGCGATCTCTTCGCTTACACTGTTTATAATAGGGATATCGGCCTACTATCATGTAACGTTCCTGTACCTTATCGCCTTCTGTATCATCTGTTCAGGATTTGTGGCTTCTTCGCGGCTCCGGGACAATGGGGATGGAATGGGGTCGGTCATATTAGGCACCGCTATAGGGATACTGCCGCAGGTTGGGCTTTGGTATTTCTGGCTGGTGCCGACTTTATAATATATCAATTTTTAAGAGCCTCAAGCATCTTGTAAAAATCTGACCTCTTAATATCTTTTATAGCCTGCTTTTTATCAAACACACCGCTTGTATCGTCACCCCAGCCCACATACATCTTAGCGCCTAAAAAAGTAATGAAGTAATTCGTATAATCGTCTTTTTTTTCGCTTTCAATAGCTTTTAAAGATCTGTCGAATTTTGCTTTTACATCCTTTTCTTCAGAAAGATAGATCTTAAGTTCATCCAGAATTCGTTCAGTGCCGTTTAGTGCATACGAAAGCAGCTTTTCACGTGCTTTATCCTTATGCCCTGTTTTCTCATAGAGAAGTGCATAATTTAGAGCCAATTCAGTCTCATTGCTGCACCCTTTGTTTGCACAAAAATGAATGTATGGATATTTTTCATCAGAAAGTATCAGGTACTCAAGAGCTTTTTCATAATCCTCTTTAGCAATATAGATCCGGCAAAGGTCGCGGCTTGCCTTATATTTATAATTAGCATAAGGACTAGCCATAATGTCACCCCCAATGAGATCATCTTCTTTTAGATCACTCGCAAGGATCCTTTCATAAGAAGGTATTGCATTCATATAATCTTCACCGGCTGCATAAACATAGGCAACATTATAAAGTGCAAGAGGGTAAAGGCTGTCCTTGGGATGATTATCAACTATATATTTAAACGATGATGCGGCGTTCTGATAGTCTTCATTTCCGGCATATGTTATACCATCATCAAAATATTCTCTTACTGTTTTTTGGGAATATGACTTTACTGTCACTATAAATGTCATTATCAGTAAGGCTATATTAATTCTAACTTGCGATCTATCAATATTCATGATGTGGAATTTAAATGTACCGACACTATAGTATATAAAATATCAGCCCCAGGTTAAGCGACTGCAGCTTTAGCTTATCGCCATTTTCCAGGATGGCATCTTTATATATGGGAGTGAGGCCGTAGTAGGCATACAGGTTCCAGGTATTCCATCCCGCAGAGATATAAGCCCCATAAGCAATACGATTGATATTGTTGTCCTTACGGATTTTTACTGTCCCGCCTTCAGCAGGCTCATACTGCGCTTTGTCATATAACAGGTAGCTCACTTTGAATCCTGCATAGATGCGCCAGAACTTATGGCTTATGGAATCGGAATTGCGCCAGCGTAATTCCAAAGGCACTTCAAGATAGTGAAGCACAAGCTTGTTCTTATCAAAACTGCCTTCCTTTACCGGGTGGTACACATTTTCCCCGCCCATATTCTCCACAACAA
Above is a genomic segment from Flavobacterium album containing:
- a CDS encoding tetratricopeptide repeat protein, with product MNIDRSQVRINIALLIMTFIVTVKSYSQKTVREYFDDGITYAGNEDYQNAASSFKYIVDNHPKDSLYPLALYNVAYVYAAGEDYMNAIPSYERILASDLKEDDLIGGDIMASPYANYKYKASRDLCRIYIAKEDYEKALEYLILSDEKYPYIHFCANKGCSNETELALNYALLYEKTGHKDKAREKLLSYALNGTERILDELKIYLSEEKDVKAKFDRSLKAIESEKKDDYTNYFITFLGAKMYVGWGDDTSGVFDKKQAIKDIKRSDFYKMLEALKN
- a CDS encoding porin family protein, encoding MNIVFLTSFAQVNERLKDTIEVDSVPAFADPKYREDQFYATISYNIMQGKPAGYSQYSFSTGLSAGFLRDMPINKRRNHSVALGLGYSYSNIKHNLVVENMGGENVYHPVKEGSFDKNKLVLHYLEVPLELRWRNSDSISHKFWRIYAGFKVSYLLYDKAQYEPAEGGTVKIRKDNNINRIAYGAYISAGWNTWNLYAYYGLTPIYKDAILENGDKLKLQSLNLGLIFYIL